ATATGGTTTCATAAGAAATAAGTTCTTCGTCCACAACTTGCTTATGTGTATCCACCATACACTAGGACAGTGAAAGTGAGCAATGCATCCTCTCAAACATTCTTTCAGTGCTTCTACTGCTGTATCATCAGGATGCTCCCAAGAAGTGACCTCCTGAGTTCAGTGGTATTTTTTGTCCAGCACACCTTTAATCCCAACAGTTCATAGCTGAGATACAGGAGGCTACATTCAGCAGTAACACCAGGCAGTTACTACACAACGCAGTCATCACTACCAACCACTGTTATCCCATTGCTATCTAGCATGGAAAATTCCAGGCAATGTCTGTCCATGCTATCGGTTTCATCATCTAAAAGCATACTATTTCAGGAGCATCAGTTAGCCCAGTTTGTGAAAAAGACAGAGCCTGAAGACAGCCCTCACCATGGGCtatacttaaaacagaaaaaacaatacaCCTGTCCTCACATTTATGATCGCTAcagcaaatacatttaaatgaagGCCTTGTCTAACAAACCGAACCTGTCCTTTGGCCAGTTATACATCAGATCATTACCAGCCACCTCTCTCTCAAGAGCCTGTATGATATGACAACACCAACTTTGTCTTTCTCGTGCCTGGAACCTTTTGGAAAATACACTTTTGTCTGACATAAGATACACCCATGGAGTGTCGTCGTCTTAATTCTATCCAAAGTTACGCAGATGACAGTAGGCTTCCCCATCATGCAGACGTAGCTATTAGGGTATCACCTTTTTATCATGGAGTGGGTAAAGACAGACCTGTTTATTAATTGACTGCCAAATCAAAGCTGCACGTCCACTTGTGAAATGAAGGCACAATCCACTATTTTAGCAGCTTTTGCTCTGACATCATTACAGTTACATCATTTTTCCTGTTGTAGCTGCTATCTGAAGATCTATCTTCTAGCTCATTCTCTATACCTAGATCTTAAGATCCTGGAATACATGCCTGCTCTCTTTTCCTAAGgtcacacagaaagaaaagaaaacctgcaaaCTGCAAGTCAAAGATGTGAAGAAGAAAAGTTGATTGTGCTGAGAATCTTTAGCTCACTGTCTTAAGAGTTTTAGAAGTATTAGTCTAGACAGTTACATTCCTCCCAAGAGAACTAATCACATAAGAAATTAACATTTAGGCAAAACACATCCATTTTCAGTAGATGCCAAGCATTAAGCGCTCCACAGTTACCAAGACTATGGTAGAAAGATGCCCATTacaaaaaatagacaaaaatctGCACGATATCAGTAATCTTCAGCATCCATGCCCTTATTGCTTTCTCCTCACTTTTCTTTTGCCAAATCCTTCTGGCTCAGGCTGTAATCCTAAAGACAATGCTACTGATAAATTTTGCTCTGATTTTAGTACACTCAGAAGTATTCACAGAGCTGACCTTTTGGAAACTTCGGAGCAGAAAGTCGTGTTTCTGTCTACAGATGACATGCAGGATTcattaagtattaaaaaaaagctaGTAAAGAGTCAGTTTTGTCTGCCTAAGATCTAGATGACATCTGTATGTTAAAGAATTACTTAAACTATTGAAAGTTATACCATGCTATAGAAGTGTAACACAGCAAGACTTTGAAAGACATATGCCTTCCAAAGATATATGATTCTTGTCCTCTGTATATGTGATACATCAGGAAAGATTAAAGAGTCATCTTCAATGACTATTTAAGTCACTTTACTTACCTACTCTTTTCCCTACAGCTGCAATACTTCCATTCATTCCAAGCCCATGcgcagactaaaaaaaaaaatttccacaagGAAATTACTAGCAGATGGAAATTAAGTGAAAAGTCAGGCAGTCTCTTATCAACTTATTTGAAATCAATGTTGTATCAATCAACGTCCAAGAAGACTTCTGcacaaaacattaaaattctGCAATCCTCAAATACTCAAACATGACTATTTAATAGTCTCCCCATACTTCACAACACACCAAAACAACAAAGTACATTAAAAATCTAAGGCTAGGCACATATGGTGCCAGTCACAGGGCAAACTTTGGAATAAATGACAATTAGTGAGCATCAAAAGTCAGATGACACTTCAAAAACAGACACTCATTCTATCATTACAATAACTAATAATTTTAGTTGTGAACTGAACAGCcactttaatttttatgaaaaattatttctaggACCTGTTTAGTTAAACAGGCAGGTAAGATACCAACAGGAatttagaaaacagtttaagGCTATCAGGGATTTAAGTAcacatcccccctccccatctgCCTTCCCTGAAAAGACAGAGACACACACATGAAAGTGCAGTTTTCATAATGCCAGTACCAGAAAATATGGGAAAACTTCAGTTTCTTTGGAAGCATTAGTACTCACTAGAATATATTCAGCAGCTTCATGTGGAGAGGCAGTTTTCCTAAAGctttcttcctgaaaatgctGAAGGTTTGTAGGTAGTGCAATACCAGAAGTCCGAAACCTGCCTGTCCCACAGGAACTCTGTAAACTTTCCCTGTTTGTGCTTCGGGCCAGCGAAGCCAAAAATCCTAAGTTACTTACAGAACTCACAGGTTCTTTGGATGCCTTGTTAGCCACATCTGTGATGTCCCTAGCCTCTGCTTTAGAAATTACATCAGGTCTTTTGCCAAGTGACTCTACTTTCACGCCATGAAATCTAGTAGTCCTAGAAAGAGAGGAGTCTGCTATACTACGGACTTCCAACGACCGAAGCATGTTTGGGGAAGCTGTAGATCTCAAGTTACCAGCCTCAAAGCATTTGGGTTGTGTTTGTGGTTTCAGAGAACTGTGACGTGCCACTTGCGCTGAATACCGAAGAGGTgacaaaagcagatttttctgtgGACTTAATTCACGAGTACTGAGAAGACCAGCCCCCATCGCTGCAGTGCTCAGCACTTTGCTAATCGGTTTTCTGTGCTGCTCTACAACCTTAGATTCTTCATCTCCATCAGACAGTTCAAGTTCTGGGTTCACCTTTCCTATGTCATATATCTCACTACACTGTTCAGTGGTACTTCCTTCCGTTAACAAAGCAAAAGCATCTGTTTCAGGTAAAAGTTTTTCTTCAGTTCCATATAGTTCTACATTTGTTAGATTCGGAAACAAAACAGCATCCTCCTCACTTGTTGGGTTCacattttcagatgctttttctgAATTTGCAGGCAGGGATGAAACAGGAGTCAGAATACTGTTGGTAGGTAGTTTTGCATTTTCTAGTTCGACACGAGATATTTTCGGTGGTAATCTGATGCTACTAACTGACTGAGACCAAGAGTTGCTCTGCCAAGTGTCATCTTCCTTAAGAAAGTCACTAGCTGTAGATGGCATTGTTCTACCAGCAGTGGCCAAAGTAGCCAATGCTGAAAGTGCATTTTGGGAAGACTCTGAGGGATATGAATTCCCAGGAGGAGGTAGGCAGGACTGTCCGATATGGGGGAGCACTCTTAAAAAGCGGTGACGAGCAGCAGCCACTGACCCACTAGATGGTCGAGGAGCCATTGGAGGACGAGGTTTCACTTTCACAGTTTTCTtaggctattaaaaaaaccaaaacccacataGAACCGCAATTAGTATTTGAATTATGGTTGCATTCAAAGACCTGACAGAGATCATATTCCCAGAAATTCAGACGGTGTAAGGCCAGAAAGGCCCAATTAATTTTTTCTACTCCCTCATCTGTTACTAGCCATCAAGGCTTTACCTAAGTAtctgaataataaaaatcaaagattaTAATCAGAAAAGGCTTTTTAGTAAATAGGCCACATGTCAGAGGAATAGAAAAGGGAAGCCAGAATGACATCCGTTATCCAGAAGAGATTAGGATCTCAGACAAGATGAACAATGAAAGAAAGTGTATCATCTTCACTTCACATCTAGGTAATCTACACAGACATGAATACCAATGTAATACTTTATCTTCTAGGTAATCTCATTCTTGCATTTAACTTTATAGACTTTTCAGTTACAGTATTTCTAATGAAGTTTCATTTAAGacaaacattgatttttttaccAGAGCAGTACTGCAAACCAATACTACTTAAGcatcggaagaaaaaaaaacaaaaaaacccccaaaaccccgcacatccaaaaaaaaaaatcaagccacaAAAGTAAATCCAGGACCAGCAGTGAATTCTTTGAATGTGGACAGGTAGATCCAAGTAAAGCCAATGCCCCACAGCAGAACATTTATACAATAGCATTTATGTTAACAACAGATAAGACATCGTCTACCCTTGATCACTTCACTTCCCAAAACAGCAAAACGTCTGACCTGCTTTTTAGAAAAGCCAGCGCTAGGGAAGTGCAAGCCATTCCACAATAGGAAAATTGAAATCACAACTTCACCTTTTTACTTAGATTCATGTTCTCCATTTTTGCCTTGAGTAGTTTCATTTTATTCATAGTAATTGAATTCTCAATAATCTGTTGTCCAGAAGGTGATGCCTCTGTCTCATCTTCATCATCAGCATATAAGTTATAAACTGAACcaccactgaaaataaaagaaagtttgTGTTCACCCTCTAATCAAGTAATTTAATTGTTTTCAATGTAGAGTATTCTCACAACTAGAAAGTCATATCCGTAGCTGATCTGTTGACAAAACATTATGTAAAACTGTACGCAAAGACATTTCAAGTCCATTTATTTTAGCACATTTTTTATTAGATGCTCACGCAAAGTGATGATGCTGAAATCATAACATACCCACGCTTCTGGGAAGTTGTTATACTATATACAGTTGGTTCACACTCACTATATATTTTCCCCACAGAGGGAATATCCAGTTCCACAAATGTCTCCTGAAGGTATGGCCAAAGCTGTTAACTGTGTGACTCAGACAACAAGCTGATCAGTTTTCCAATTAACCAGACACTGGCATGGAAGGAAAGTCCAAATTTCTATCCATCCTGAGGGGTGTTCTCACCATAAATGGAAATGGAGGGGTCACCCATGTGGATGTGATAttctatttctccttttcaaaataaaaaaaaaaaaataaaaaaagggtcAGTTTAGGTTTCCAAAGAGtctcacatttggaaaaaaataaacagattagaATTGCTAGGCccaagacaaaatattttaactcagTAGTCACTGGAAATTTATAGCATCGCATTGccttttttcattctgtattcTAAGAGAAAGCAAAAACTCAATGTTTTAAAGTTAGTATCGGACTTGTTTTTCCCATGAAGCATTAATCACCAACAGACATCCAACATTTGACAGTGAAATTGAAAAACCATTAGGAGCATCCAATTCATTACAAATTGATGCATTTTCAACACTGTATATAGTACATTTTAAAGAGTGTTTTAATTCTTCCATTAGGCTGTCAGCATCTAGAAATCATAACAATCAGGCAGTTCCCCTGTGTTCATGCAAATGTCTTAGTAGATTTAACTAAAGTTTCTACTCTCCAAAAGAGATCAAGGAAGAACTAAAGGTCATGAAAAAgtcagtatcaaaaaaaaaattaaaaaaaattgtcactAATTAGAGCTGGCATCTTACCTGATTCTTGGAAACATTCTGCTGCCCTTAGTCAAGAGCCAGTATTTTTGCACTGACTCTCCAAATCCATTTCCTAAAATGTAACAAAATTCCaaaggcagcacagctgggagacAGATCTTTAAGAGCAAGGTGGCAGCAAATTCAAAGCAAGAGTCAGCAAAGTAGTCCAGTGATTTCTTACCAAAAACTGAACAGCTTCATATGGGGACAGTCAGCACGCATATTACATACCTCTCCTGGTAAAGGTTCAACACTGAAGAATCATTTCAGAATTTTAACTCTGCAAAGACTTAAGTCACCaattcaaaacatttatttgaacTTCCCTTCCTTCAAGgtaaagataaaaggaaaagtgaTGTGCCTtatgtttgattgttttttggtttgggtttgttttttttttttaaatgcaaaaataattgttATCATTTTTCTTGACGCTTCTGGCCAAATACGAccaaaaacactaaaaaaacccagaaaagtaACAAAAGTAGTTATCTGCTTTAAAGTGATTGTAAAATTATAGAAGGGAGCTTTGTTCTTGATGATACTTTTGGCCCATTTTCCAAGGGGTGTCAACATTCCTGGGATCTTGATTATAAAACGCGGTCCTCAAAAGCCATCAGTAACTTGTTGAAACACTTTTGACACCAGTGCCTGACAGTCCTCTACCACAACTTCCAACAACTTTCTTTTAATCCAGTGACAATAGTCATTGTAAGTATTTACATCTTGTCAAGTTTTAACCATTAACTTATCCACAGATAAAATAAAGTGATCTGGAGAActataaaacaaaaacccaaaccaatgtCTCATTTCTAAACTGCAGTCACTAAATTCTGTTCCACACATAAGCAATGTGAGAAAAGGTGATAAACAAGTGCCTCAAAATGCTCAGTCACCAGTATACCCACGCATATAAAGACATTTAACTCTCAGGGTGGAAAGCCCTAGTATTCAGAGTCATTCATAGCCTTCCTCTATATAGATCAAACGAAAATGTCCTATTTGTTTCCATTCcattctctcctccctctgctaCATTTTCCATTTCCCATAAAGTCTCACCCAGCCATAATAATAAATTCAAACATT
The sequence above is a segment of the Larus michahellis chromosome 6, bLarMic1.1, whole genome shotgun sequence genome. Coding sequences within it:
- the ZFAND4 gene encoding AN1-type zinc finger protein 4 isoform X2; the encoded protein is MANKKEPPFFNEDNMGPFHYKLPFYETMELFIETLTGTCFELRVSPFETVISVKAKIQRLEGIPVSQQHLIWNNMELKDDYCLNDYNISEGCTLKLVLAMRGGPINTRRVPVEDPIREMAEYMDPSRDEIWEKGPSNKQVTFLVYREGDQLNFLRVVDRGDGTLTPLSESLSGGSVYNLYADDEDETEASPSGQQIIENSITMNKMKLLKAKMENMNLSKKPKKTVKVKPRPPMAPRPSSGSVAAARHRFLRVLPHIGQSCLPPPGNSYPSESSQNALSALATLATAGRTMPSTASDFLKEDDTWQSNSWSQSVSSIRLPPKISRVELENAKLPTNSILTPVSSLPANSEKASENVNPTSEEDAVLFPNLTNVELYGTEEKLLPETDAFALLTEGSTTEQCSEIYDIGKVNPELELSDGDEESKVVEQHRKPISKVLSTAAMGAGLLSTRELSPQKNLLLSPLRYSAQVARHSSLKPQTQPKCFEAGNLRSTASPNMLRSLEVRSIADSSLSRTTRFHGVKVESLGKRPDVISKAEARDITDVANKASKEPVSSVSNLGFLASLARSTNRESLQSSCGTGRFRTSGIALPTNLQHFQEESFRKTASPHEAAEYILSAHGLGMNGSIAAVGKRVGEATHLPPVNGSIQAKKKITKHCFLCGKKTGLATSYECRCGNNFCATHRYAETHTCTYDYKSAGRRYLQETNPVVSAPKLPKI
- the ZFAND4 gene encoding AN1-type zinc finger protein 4 isoform X1, with amino-acid sequence MANKKEPPFFNEDNMGPFHYKLPFYETMELFIETLTGTCFELRVSPFETVISVKAKIQRLEGIPVSQQHLIWNNMELKDDYCLNDYNISEGCTLKLVLAMRGGPINTRRVPVEDPIREMAEYMDPSRDEIWEKGPSNKQVTFLVYREGDQLNFLRVVDRGDGTLTPLSESLSGGSVYNLYADDEDETEASPSGQQIIENSITMNKMKLLKAKMENMNLSKKPKKTVKVKPRPPMAPRPSSGSVAAARHRFLRVLPHIGQSCLPPPGNSYPSESSQNALSALATLATAGRTMPSTASDFLKEDDTWQSNSWSQSVSSIRLPPKISRVELENAKLPTNSILTPVSSLPANSEKASENVNPTSEEDAVLFPNLTNVELYGTEEKLLPETDAFALLTEGSTTEQCSEIYDIGKVNPELELSDGDEESKVVEQHRKPISKVLSTAAMGAGLLSTRELSPQKNLLLSPLRYSAQVARHSSLKPQTQPKCFEAGNLRSTASPNMLRSLEVRSIADSSLSRTTRFHGVKVESLGKRPDVISKAEARDITDVANKASKEPVSSVSNLGFLASLARSTNRESLQSSCGTGRFRTSGIALPTNLQHFQEESFRKTASPHEAAEYILSAHGLGMNGSIAAVGKRVAGEATHLPPVNGSIQAKKKITKHCFLCGKKTGLATSYECRCGNNFCATHRYAETHTCTYDYKSAGRRYLQETNPVVSAPKLPKI